Proteins found in one Phycodurus eques isolate BA_2022a chromosome 18, UOR_Pequ_1.1, whole genome shotgun sequence genomic segment:
- the abracl gene encoding costars family protein ABRACL → MNVAHEVNLLVGEIERLGNKNADGQTSVKFGVLFNDDRCANIFEALVGTLRAAKRNKIVSFDSEILLQGVHDDVDIVLLQK, encoded by the exons ATGAATGTTGCCCATGAAGTAAACCTGCTGGTGGGGGAGATTGAACGACTTGGGAACAAAA ATGCTGACGGTCAAACAAGTGTAAAGTTTGGAGTGCTGTTCAACGACGACCGCTGTGCCAACATCTTCGAGGCATTGGTGGGCACCCTGAGGGCCGCCAAGAGAAATAAAATTGTCAGCTTCGACAGCGAGATCCTTCTGCAGGGCGTCCATGATGATGTTGACATCGTTCTGCTC